A DNA window from Malus domestica chromosome 12, GDT2T_hap1 contains the following coding sequences:
- the LOC103449344 gene encoding cationic amino acid transporter 2, vacuolar-like isoform X2 has protein sequence MGLLGDSKGGGGDGGSGRNGGSWGGRHSLIRRKQVDSVHVKSRGHQLAKELTVPHLVAIGVGSTIGAGVYILVGTVAREHSGPALAISFLIAGIAAALSAFCYAELASRCPSAGSAYHYTYICIGEGVAWLVGWALILEYTIGGSAVARGISPNLALLFGGEDSLPAIIARQHIPALGLVVDPCAAILVFIVTGLLCVGIKESTVAQGIVTIANVCAMIFVVVAGTYLGFKSGWTGYELPTGYFPFGVNGMLAGSATVFFAYIGFDSVASTAEEVKNPQRDLPLGIGAALSICCALYMLVSMVIVGLVPYYAMDPDTPISSAFASHGMQWAAYVITVGAVTALCSTLMGSILPQPRILMAMSRDGLLPPFFADISEKTQVPVKSTIATGMCSAVLAFFMDVSQLAGMVSVGTLVAFTMVAVSVLILRYVPPDEVPMPSSLRESIDSVWLRRGRNSQEINVEDPKTGVSSSKESTKPLLEEVDIMVELPLIKRQLPLINYTISEDKRRKIAGWTIMFTCVGVLLLTYSASDLAIPSFFRYTFCGGGGILLLLGLIVLTCIDQDDARHTFGHTGGFLCPFVPLLPIICILINVYLLINLGADTWARVAVWLLIGVVVYIFYGRSHSSLEDAVYVPVAHADEIFRSSENYVA, from the exons ATGGGTTTATTGGGTGATTCAAAAGGGGGAGGGGGCGACGGAGGAAGTGGAAGAAACGGCGGTTCATGGGGCGGCCGGCATAGTTTGATACGGCGGAAACAGGTGGATTCTGTTCATGTGAAGTCACGGGGTCATCAATTGGCCAAGGAGTTGACTGTTCCCCATCTTGTTGCAATTG GGGTTGGCTCAACGATAGGAGCAGGAGTCTATATTCTTGTTGGAACAGTTGCTAGAGAGCATTCTGGACCAGCACTAGCAATTTCCTTTCTAATAGCTGGAATTGCGGCAGCCCTTTCTGCCTTTTGTTATGCTGAACTTGCAAGTCGGTGCCCTTCTGCAGGGAGTGCCTATCactatacatatatatgcattgGAGAAGG TGTCGCTTGGTTAGTCGGTTGGGCTTTGATTCTAGAATATACAATTGGTGGCTCTGCAGTTGCTCGGGGCATATCACCTAATCTG GCATTACTTTTTGGAGGAGAGGACAGTCTGCCTGCTATTATAGCCCGGCAACATATTCCTGCACTTGGTCTAGTGGTTGACCCATGTGCAGCAATTCTAGTATTTATTGTTACAGGGCTCTTGTGTGTTGGAATCAAGGAG AGTACAGTAGCACAAGGCATTGTGACGATAGCGAATGTATGTGCAATGATATTTGTTGTAGTAGCTGGTACTTATTTGGGTTTCAAGTCTGGCTGGACTGGATATGAACTTCCTACTGG GTACTTTCCCTTTGGGGTGAATGGTATGCTTGCTGGGTCTGCGACTGTCTTCTTTGCATACATTGGTTTTGATTCAGTTGCCAGCACTGCTGAAGAG gtGAAGAATCCTCAACGAGATTTGCCACTTGGTATTGGTGCTGCACTATCTATTTGCTGTGCGTTGTATATGTTGGTTTCGATGGTCATTGTTGGTTTAGTGCCTTATTATGCAATGGATCCTGATACACCAATTTCCAGTGCATTTGCTAGTCATGGGATGCAATGGGCAGC GTATGTGATAACTGTTGGAGCTGTGACTGCTCTCTGCTCAACATTGATGGGCTCTATTCTTCCTCAG CCACGAATCCTGATGGCCATGTCTAGAGATGGATTGCTGCCACCATTTTTCGCAGATATTAGTGAAAAAACTCAGGTTCCTGTCAAGAGTACAATAGCAACTGGGATGTGTTCTGCAGTCTTGGCCTTCTTTATGGATGTTTCACAGCTGGCAGGAATG GTTAGTGTGGGTACACTTGTTGCATTCACTATGGTAGCAGTATCTGTACTGATACTCAGATATGTTCCGCCAGATGAGGTGCCTATGCCTTCGTCTCTTCGGGAGTCAATTGATTCAGTGTGGTTACGACGTGGAAGGAATTCTCAAGAGATCAATGTGGAAGATCCTAAGACTGGTGTTAGTTCTTCAAAGGAGAGTACCAAGCCTCTACTCGAGGAAGTGGATATCATGGTTGAACTTCCTCTGATTAAAAGGCAACTGCCTCTTATTAACT ACACAATAAGTGAAGATAAAAGGCGTAAAATTGCTGGCTGGACCATAATGTTCACATGTGTCGGTGTGCTTCTCCTGACATATTCAGCTTCAGATTTGGCCATTCCCAG CTTTTTTCGCTATACATTTTGTGGAGGTGGCGGTATTCTTCTTTTATTAGGTCTGATTGTGCTCACATGTATTGATCAAGATGATGCACGGCACACCTTTGGGCACACAGGAG GTTTCTTATGCCCATTTGTCCCATTGCTACCTATCATCTGTATTCTCATCAACGTCTACCTACTGATAAATCTTGG aGCGGACACGTGGGCGCGTGTTGCTGTATGGCTGCTAATAGGAGTGgttgtttatatattttatggCCGATCACACAGCTCATTGGAGGATGCAGTTTACGTGCCAGTAGCTCACGCTGATGAGATCTTTCGGAGCTCAGAAAATTATGTAGCGTAA
- the LOC103449343 gene encoding uncharacterized protein has translation MDEAQPPTPTPFLEVKCQSSGMTRRFAMGTEAGFAVSLINKKLGAGDPLALHIEAVKEGEEPISFGPSSALVDYGSGWRLQTVTQLDSPGFGGGEGVVRPMPMPVPDVMPQHDASTTSSGVAIDSLLDTTSEFITDEVFKSREELVNWIRVQGRSCGVGVVIKRSDAAGKNRLRRARINLCCEHSGYYTKKSNVDSDGQQAMNFSADIDHRKRKRPKATGTKKCGCPFLLKGVNVGPGDEWKLEVVCGVHNHPFGGGCLEGQSYVGTEEYVEFEGA, from the exons atGGACGAAGCTCAACCTCCTACTCCTACTCCG TTTCTGGAGGTGAAATGTCAGAGTTCAGGGATGACACGGCGGTTCGCGATGGGGACGGAGGCAGGATTCGCAGTCTCACTCATAAACAAGAAATTGGGTGCGGGGGACCCACTTGCTCTGCACATTGAAGCCGTCAAAGAAGGTGAGGAGCCCATCAGTTTCGGCCCCAGCTCCGCCCTGGTCGATTACGGCAGTGGCTGGCGGTTACAGACCGTTACCCAGCTGGATTCACCTG GGTTTGGAGGTGGAGAAGGAGTTGTAAGGCCAATGCCAATGCCAGTTCCCGATGTAATG CCACAACACGATGCTTCTACTACAAGCAGTGGTGTTGCAATAGATAGCCTTTTGGACACCACAAGTGAATTCATCACTGATGAG GTATTCAAGAGTCGAGAAGAATTGGTCAATTGGATTCGTGTACAAGGACGGAGTTGTGGTGTAGGGGTGGTCATCAAGAGGTCAGATGCTGCTGGAAAAAATAGATTACGACGAGCCAGAATTAATCTTTGCTGTGAGCATAGTGGATACTATACTAAGAAGTCTAACGTAGATTCAGATGGCCAACAAGCGATGAATTTCAGTGCAGATATAGATCATCGGAAGAGAAAGCGCCCTAAGGCCACAGGTACGAAAAAGTGTGGTTGCCCATTTTTATTGAAAGGTGTAAACGTTGGTCCCGGAGACGAGTGGAAACTTGAGGTTGTATGTGGGGTGCATAACCATCCTTTCGGAGGAGGGTGTCTTGAAGGGCAGTCCTATGTAGGTACAGAAGAATATGTTGAATTTGAAGGAGCTTAG
- the LOC139190186 gene encoding uncharacterized protein — translation MGVFESNEGSQNHLHESCSLARELQHIRIGDPSEQYNSRNSDQHAFFIEVVPQLVNYNISKFEIPRSSITPEIQIFETSQQLRNLQESDCHVWSFNTLISVAQTEMVPS, via the exons ATGGGTGTATTCGAATCCAATGAGGG atcgcaaaaccatcttcatgaaagttgttccttagctcgtgaactacaacatatccgaattggagatccatcggagcagtacaactccagaaattcag atcagcatgctttcttcattgaagttgttcctcagcttgtgaactacaacatatccaaatttgagatccctcggagcagtataactccagaaatccag atcttcgaaacatcacagcagcttcgaaatctgcaagaatccgactgtcatgtttggagcttcaacactttaatttccgtcgctcaaacagaaatggttccttcttga
- the LOC103449344 gene encoding cationic amino acid transporter 2, vacuolar-like isoform X1, protein MGLLGDSKGGGGDGGSGRNGGSWGGRHSLIRRKQVDSVHVKSRGHQLAKELTVPHLVAIGVGSTIGAGVYILVGTVAREHSGPALAISFLIAGIAAALSAFCYAELASRCPSAGSAYHYTYICIGEGVAWLVGWALILEYTIGGSAVARGISPNLALLFGGEDSLPAIIARQHIPALGLVVDPCAAILVFIVTGLLCVGIKESTVAQGIVTIANVCAMIFVVVAGTYLGFKSGWTGYELPTGYFPFGVNGMLAGSATVFFAYIGFDSVASTAEEVKNPQRDLPLGIGAALSICCALYMLVSMVIVGLVPYYAMDPDTPISSAFASHGMQWAAYVITVGAVTALCSTLMGSILPQPRILMAMSRDGLLPPFFADISEKTQVPVKSTIATGMCSAVLAFFMDVSQLAGMVSVGTLVAFTMVAVSVLILRYVPPDEVPMPSSLRESIDSVWLRRGRNSQEINVEDPKTGVSSSKESTKPLLEEVDIMVELPLIKRQLPLINYTISEDKRRKIAGWTIMFTCVGVLLLTYSASDLAIPRNILGFNFSFFRYTFCGGGGILLLLGLIVLTCIDQDDARHTFGHTGGFLCPFVPLLPIICILINVYLLINLGADTWARVAVWLLIGVVVYIFYGRSHSSLEDAVYVPVAHADEIFRSSENYVA, encoded by the exons ATGGGTTTATTGGGTGATTCAAAAGGGGGAGGGGGCGACGGAGGAAGTGGAAGAAACGGCGGTTCATGGGGCGGCCGGCATAGTTTGATACGGCGGAAACAGGTGGATTCTGTTCATGTGAAGTCACGGGGTCATCAATTGGCCAAGGAGTTGACTGTTCCCCATCTTGTTGCAATTG GGGTTGGCTCAACGATAGGAGCAGGAGTCTATATTCTTGTTGGAACAGTTGCTAGAGAGCATTCTGGACCAGCACTAGCAATTTCCTTTCTAATAGCTGGAATTGCGGCAGCCCTTTCTGCCTTTTGTTATGCTGAACTTGCAAGTCGGTGCCCTTCTGCAGGGAGTGCCTATCactatacatatatatgcattgGAGAAGG TGTCGCTTGGTTAGTCGGTTGGGCTTTGATTCTAGAATATACAATTGGTGGCTCTGCAGTTGCTCGGGGCATATCACCTAATCTG GCATTACTTTTTGGAGGAGAGGACAGTCTGCCTGCTATTATAGCCCGGCAACATATTCCTGCACTTGGTCTAGTGGTTGACCCATGTGCAGCAATTCTAGTATTTATTGTTACAGGGCTCTTGTGTGTTGGAATCAAGGAG AGTACAGTAGCACAAGGCATTGTGACGATAGCGAATGTATGTGCAATGATATTTGTTGTAGTAGCTGGTACTTATTTGGGTTTCAAGTCTGGCTGGACTGGATATGAACTTCCTACTGG GTACTTTCCCTTTGGGGTGAATGGTATGCTTGCTGGGTCTGCGACTGTCTTCTTTGCATACATTGGTTTTGATTCAGTTGCCAGCACTGCTGAAGAG gtGAAGAATCCTCAACGAGATTTGCCACTTGGTATTGGTGCTGCACTATCTATTTGCTGTGCGTTGTATATGTTGGTTTCGATGGTCATTGTTGGTTTAGTGCCTTATTATGCAATGGATCCTGATACACCAATTTCCAGTGCATTTGCTAGTCATGGGATGCAATGGGCAGC GTATGTGATAACTGTTGGAGCTGTGACTGCTCTCTGCTCAACATTGATGGGCTCTATTCTTCCTCAG CCACGAATCCTGATGGCCATGTCTAGAGATGGATTGCTGCCACCATTTTTCGCAGATATTAGTGAAAAAACTCAGGTTCCTGTCAAGAGTACAATAGCAACTGGGATGTGTTCTGCAGTCTTGGCCTTCTTTATGGATGTTTCACAGCTGGCAGGAATG GTTAGTGTGGGTACACTTGTTGCATTCACTATGGTAGCAGTATCTGTACTGATACTCAGATATGTTCCGCCAGATGAGGTGCCTATGCCTTCGTCTCTTCGGGAGTCAATTGATTCAGTGTGGTTACGACGTGGAAGGAATTCTCAAGAGATCAATGTGGAAGATCCTAAGACTGGTGTTAGTTCTTCAAAGGAGAGTACCAAGCCTCTACTCGAGGAAGTGGATATCATGGTTGAACTTCCTCTGATTAAAAGGCAACTGCCTCTTATTAACT ACACAATAAGTGAAGATAAAAGGCGTAAAATTGCTGGCTGGACCATAATGTTCACATGTGTCGGTGTGCTTCTCCTGACATATTCAGCTTCAGATTTGGCCATTCCCAG AAATATTCTTGGTTTCAATTTCAGCTTTTTTCGCTATACATTTTGTGGAGGTGGCGGTATTCTTCTTTTATTAGGTCTGATTGTGCTCACATGTATTGATCAAGATGATGCACGGCACACCTTTGGGCACACAGGAG GTTTCTTATGCCCATTTGTCCCATTGCTACCTATCATCTGTATTCTCATCAACGTCTACCTACTGATAAATCTTGG aGCGGACACGTGGGCGCGTGTTGCTGTATGGCTGCTAATAGGAGTGgttgtttatatattttatggCCGATCACACAGCTCATTGGAGGATGCAGTTTACGTGCCAGTAGCTCACGCTGATGAGATCTTTCGGAGCTCAGAAAATTATGTAGCGTAA